The sequence GCCCACAATCTGGATGCCAATCGGTAGTCCATTTTGCGTTTGCCCCATGGGAATAACGATGACTGGATGTCCACTTAAATTAAACGGCATGGTGTACGCACCATTGGCAATTCCGTATGGGTAAGCTCTGCCATCGACCTCAACCGCACTCCAGGCAGGACGATGGGTAAATGCAGCCGTTGCAGCCACGGGTACTAAACAAACATCCCATGGCTCCAATGCCGTATCCAGTTGAGCAATGAAGCGATCGCGCTCTGTCAGCGTTTCAAAATATCCCTTCAAACTGGGATTGAGTAGCTCTGGCAGAAAGCGGCTGAAGTCTCCTAATTGTCTGAGTTTCTTATCACCTTGGGTGGCTGTACGAGCAATCAAGCCTAAACTGCGTCGGATGTTGTAGCGATCTCTCGGTTGAGCATAAGTACTGTTATAGGCTGCAACTCGCATGTACAGGTTCAACATTTTTGAGGTGTCAAAGCCTTGGGGAAGCCAGCGTTCTACCTTCGCCCCTGTATTTGCCAGCGTTTGAGCCGTTTTTTGCATGGCGATTCGGATATCAGAGGCGACTGGAACTTCACTCCACTCATCAATCCAGGCAATCTTGAGGTCAGATAATGCTTTACCCGAAGGCGTATCTAGAGGAACCGGAGGAACATCTGGACGGCGCACATCTGCTCCTGCAATCAGCGAAAAGCAAAGCCGAATGTCTTCCAAGGATCGCGCAAAACATCCAACGGTCATCATTTGTCGGACACACAAAGGCAGACCCGGAACTTCAGGAATCATGCCTGCGGTAGAAATGCGGCGATCGGTAGATTTGAGTCCATAGACACCACAGAAGTGAGCGGGTTGACGCACAGACCCACCGAAAT is a genomic window of Trichocoleus sp. containing:
- a CDS encoding amidase; this translates as MNEIVFKSVVDMVQMIRDRQISAVELLDAHLEQIAQHNSKLNAICTLDEENARIRAKQADEALAKGEDWGALHGVPVTIKDIFETAGLRTTAGYIPLRDYIPKQDATVVAKLRAAGAIILGKTNAAELAADYQSINSLFPPVNNPWNLAYTPGGSSGGSATAIAAGLSPLDLGNDFGGSVRQPAHFCGVYGLKSTDRRISTAGMIPEVPGLPLCVRQMMTVGCFARSLEDIRLCFSLIAGADVRRPDVPPVPLDTPSGKALSDLKIAWIDEWSEVPVASDIRIAMQKTAQTLANTGAKVERWLPQGFDTSKMLNLYMRVAAYNSTYAQPRDRYNIRRSLGLIARTATQGDKKLRQLGDFSRFLPELLNPSLKGYFETLTERDRFIAQLDTALEPWDVCLVPVAATAAFTHRPAWSAVEVDGRAYPYGIANGAYTMPFNLSGHPVIVIPMGQTQNGLPIGIQIVGKRWKEMELIAIAQQLDQVIGTFQHPPGY